The Nocardia terpenica genome has a segment encoding these proteins:
- a CDS encoding glycosyl hydrolase family 28-related protein, translating into MSATGSFSDDQGSDLGRRRLLATLGVAGVGALAGCSSDSGPNPAAEFRSPRVTDAPSARSIRDFGAVGDGKADDTDAIAAAAAVGDRPLVMYVPAGRYRVRSWPALPDYATVLGDGADVTTIAYDGDDTLISLQGRQRVRFARMGFYVSGARSTAVHLTGCFRCSFESVVLRGNHVSDNFPGFTAQRGVVLDGNTGGTAFIDCDINNFGYGIVTSCIQNYVTASKFTDNRIGLLGTGNDRNAGMALSNVEFVSDSDPRTTDKHVVVDGAANDWWFTNVWFEGADTALSIGEQGGGPAQFGMVNCKIAARRTCLELRHCRQPYLANVQFDPDLDNPPIELHIDPAGCPEGTAINLISGSYDDIDSRTFPAGWHVIGRGRVYGGRYAGTLVLQPGIPDTDIAQVQDRTGATLSAILPSGTWLSDRPEAGVVLKDPAGGYWRLSVGTDGAVKTSPLGKQRPRE; encoded by the coding sequence ATGAGTGCGACGGGGTCGTTCAGCGATGACCAAGGATCCGACCTAGGTCGTCGGCGGCTGTTGGCGACGCTGGGGGTTGCGGGGGTTGGGGCGCTGGCGGGGTGCTCGTCGGATTCGGGTCCGAATCCGGCGGCGGAATTTCGGTCGCCGCGTGTGACCGATGCCCCGTCGGCGCGCAGTATTCGTGATTTCGGGGCGGTGGGTGACGGGAAGGCCGACGATACCGATGCCATTGCGGCGGCCGCGGCCGTCGGGGATCGGCCGCTGGTGATGTATGTGCCCGCGGGGCGGTACCGGGTGCGGAGCTGGCCCGCGCTGCCCGATTACGCCACCGTGCTCGGCGATGGGGCGGACGTCACCACCATCGCCTACGACGGCGACGACACCCTGATCTCGCTACAGGGCAGGCAGCGGGTCCGGTTCGCGCGCATGGGTTTCTACGTCTCCGGTGCGCGGTCGACCGCGGTGCACCTGACCGGCTGCTTCCGCTGCTCGTTCGAATCGGTGGTGCTGCGCGGCAATCACGTGTCCGACAACTTCCCCGGGTTCACCGCGCAGCGCGGGGTCGTGCTCGACGGCAATACCGGTGGGACCGCCTTCATCGACTGCGATATCAACAACTTCGGCTACGGCATCGTGACGTCCTGCATCCAGAACTACGTCACCGCAAGCAAATTCACCGACAACCGGATCGGGTTGCTGGGCACCGGCAACGACCGCAATGCCGGAATGGCGCTGTCCAATGTCGAATTCGTCTCCGACTCCGATCCGCGGACCACCGACAAGCACGTCGTGGTGGACGGCGCCGCCAACGACTGGTGGTTCACCAATGTGTGGTTCGAGGGCGCCGACACCGCGCTGTCGATCGGCGAGCAGGGCGGCGGTCCCGCCCAGTTCGGCATGGTGAACTGCAAGATCGCCGCGCGCCGAACCTGCCTGGAGCTGCGCCACTGCCGCCAGCCCTACCTGGCCAATGTGCAGTTCGACCCCGACCTCGACAACCCGCCCATCGAGCTGCACATCGACCCGGCGGGCTGCCCGGAGGGCACGGCGATCAACCTGATCTCCGGCTCCTACGACGACATCGACTCCCGCACGTTTCCCGCAGGCTGGCACGTCATCGGCCGCGGGCGCGTCTACGGCGGCCGGTACGCGGGCACGCTGGTCCTGCAGCCGGGCATCCCCGATACCGATATCGCGCAGGTGCAGGACCGCACGGGAGCCACCCTGTCGGCGATATTACCGAGCGGCACTTGGCTTTCCGATCGCCCCGAGGCGGGCGTGGTGCTCAAGGATCCGGCCGGTGGCTATTGGCGGCTGTCGGTGGGTACCGACGGCGCAGTGAAGACCTCGCCGCTGGGCAAGCAGCGGCCACGGGAATGA
- a CDS encoding GNVR domain-containing protein encodes MGLIDLWQLLRRRWAIVGVGAVLCLAASYGYLKMLPVTYTASSTCYVSMATGTSVNDSYQGGLAAQQRVRSYLALATSITVAQRVKDQLGLPMSVDELRGRVSAASPPATAVIVVSAHDGTADGARRITDEVVSQFRHLVDQLETIQPEAAPAARVAVVDKAQLPGAPSSPQRSRILVLGLLAGLVLGSAAAFARDRLDRRLRTSTDLAALAPVPILGIVDDGRPGAPGELRRLRTRLGDDPDTRTVLLTPLSRESLPELAIGLSRTLADTGDRVVLVDADTTGHGSSTRAPVRAETGLAELLRDSSPLDNAIVAWPEAGISMLPLGVIDSRTPDLLSSRRFAEIMTKLRTDFDHIVVEAAPVTAAADALALARRCDATLGVVELGPTTGNQVRGALATFGEGNARLVGIAVFSRQRRSVRNLLRRRGRRE; translated from the coding sequence ATGGGTTTGATCGATCTGTGGCAGCTGCTGCGGCGGCGGTGGGCGATCGTCGGGGTCGGCGCGGTGCTGTGCCTGGCCGCCTCCTACGGGTATCTGAAGATGCTACCGGTCACCTATACCGCGTCGAGTACCTGCTATGTGTCCATGGCGACGGGCACCTCGGTCAACGACTCGTATCAGGGCGGGCTGGCCGCCCAGCAGCGGGTGCGCTCCTACCTGGCCCTGGCCACCAGCATCACGGTGGCGCAGCGGGTGAAAGACCAACTGGGACTGCCGATGTCGGTCGACGAGCTGCGCGGCCGGGTGAGCGCCGCCTCCCCGCCCGCGACCGCCGTCATCGTGGTGTCGGCGCACGACGGCACCGCCGACGGGGCCCGGCGGATCACCGACGAGGTGGTGTCGCAGTTCCGGCATCTGGTCGACCAGTTGGAGACGATTCAGCCCGAGGCCGCGCCCGCCGCCCGCGTGGCCGTGGTCGACAAGGCCCAGCTGCCGGGCGCGCCGAGCAGCCCGCAGCGCTCCCGCATTCTCGTCCTGGGCCTGCTCGCCGGGCTGGTCCTCGGATCGGCCGCGGCGTTCGCCCGCGACCGGCTCGACCGCCGCCTGCGCACCTCCACCGACCTGGCCGCCCTCGCGCCCGTGCCCATTCTCGGCATCGTCGACGACGGCCGCCCCGGCGCACCGGGTGAGCTGCGCCGCCTGCGCACCCGGCTGGGCGACGACCCCGACACCCGCACCGTCCTGTTGACCCCGCTGTCGCGAGAGTCGCTGCCGGAGTTGGCGATCGGCCTGTCCCGCACCCTCGCCGACACCGGCGACCGGGTGGTCCTCGTCGACGCCGACACCACCGGCCACGGCAGCTCCACCCGCGCACCGGTGCGGGCCGAGACGGGCCTGGCCGAATTGCTGCGCGACAGTTCACCGCTCGACAATGCGATCGTCGCCTGGCCGGAGGCCGGAATCAGCATGCTGCCGCTCGGCGTGATCGATTCCCGCACACCGGATCTGCTGTCCTCCCGGCGCTTCGCCGAGATCATGACCAAGCTGCGCACCGACTTCGACCACATCGTGGTGGAGGCCGCCCCCGTCACCGCCGCCGCCGACGCCCTCGCCCTGGCCCGCCGCTGCGACGCCACCCTCGGTGTGGTGGAACTGGGGCCGACCACAGGCAATCAGGTGCGGGGGGCGCTGGCGACATTCGGGGAGGGTAACGCCCGGCTCGTGGGGATCGCGGTGTTCTCCCGGCAGCGCCGGTCGGTGCGAAATCTACTGCGGCGCAGAGGGAGGCGCGAATGA
- a CDS encoding CgeB family protein has protein sequence MKILYVGDDWVGSNARSLADGFREAGHEVLVVDSTPVTLPARLSPPWVYAKLAKRRAPWDIAAVHADIEALARSFAPDLLFAFKTVHLDQRRLLATPAALRVHYSPDDVANPENISADYLAHEPCWDLIVTTKRHNVPELTARGARAVLFVRSAYDPAWHRPCARRGGRYLAGFIGACRPDRRDLVVDLARAHGADLAVYGPGWRRVPRLRRTGAAVRGPVYGERFSVAVAGVTANLVLLNSANRDTHTCRSFEIPAAGGLFVGERTDEHAELLTEDSECFLFSSAAELRDILDRCARHPERAAEVAAAGHRRITGGGHRYVDRAREILDAVE, from the coding sequence GTGAAAATCCTTTATGTGGGCGATGATTGGGTGGGCAGCAATGCTCGCTCGCTGGCCGACGGGTTCCGCGAGGCCGGGCACGAGGTGCTGGTGGTCGACTCCACGCCGGTCACGCTGCCCGCGCGGCTGTCCCCGCCGTGGGTATACGCGAAGCTCGCGAAGCGGCGCGCGCCGTGGGACATTGCCGCCGTGCACGCCGACATCGAGGCGCTGGCCCGGTCTTTCGCGCCCGATCTGCTGTTCGCGTTCAAGACGGTGCATCTGGACCAGCGGCGGCTGCTGGCCACGCCCGCCGCGTTGCGCGTGCACTACAGCCCCGACGATGTCGCCAATCCGGAGAACATCAGCGCCGATTACCTTGCGCACGAGCCGTGTTGGGATCTGATCGTCACCACCAAGCGGCACAATGTGCCCGAGCTGACCGCGCGCGGGGCGCGCGCGGTGCTGTTCGTGCGCAGCGCCTACGACCCGGCGTGGCATCGGCCGTGCGCGCGGCGCGGCGGGCGCTACCTGGCCGGGTTCATCGGGGCCTGCCGACCCGATCGGCGGGACCTCGTCGTCGATCTGGCCCGCGCGCACGGCGCCGATCTGGCGGTGTACGGGCCGGGCTGGCGGCGGGTGCCCCGGTTGCGGCGGACGGGTGCGGCGGTCCGGGGCCCGGTCTACGGCGAGCGCTTCTCGGTCGCCGTCGCGGGCGTCACCGCCAACCTGGTGCTGCTCAATTCCGCCAACCGCGACACCCACACCTGCCGCAGCTTCGAAATCCCCGCCGCCGGTGGCCTTTTCGTCGGCGAGCGCACCGACGAGCACGCCGAGCTGCTGACCGAGGACAGCGAATGCTTCCTGTTCTCCTCCGCCGCCGAACTCCGCGACATCCTCGACCGCTGCGCCCGCCACCCCGAGCGGGCGGCCGAGGTCGCCGCGGCGGGGCATCGCCGGATCACCGGCGGCGGGCACCGGTATGTCGATCGCGCCCGCGAAATCCTCGATGCGGTCGAGTGA
- a CDS encoding lipopolysaccharide biosynthesis protein — translation MVESTKSRKPVHFGLIAVLRDIGYVSLGKYGQYLITVVTLPLIARRLGTHGVGLLAIGMSAYFIGSLAVDLGITSFLAAKVNDARGGPELGRLRGTYAVIRGTVLGALGLALVASLPIGVPPQLHMILLGLFSGGFWSISEDWLLIGQGRFGASTLYQGVGRVAYLVLLIALLPLYPNASMAMLCLLVSSALTVLLTWWDALRTYGIPGRPHRLRQVLRIGAPVLTSRALVTSYGQGSAAVYAAVLTAASLGLYSAGDRLVRAIQSLLDPIGFALLPRMARRSGHESFWRNAIRSLVACVLIAAVAVLTVWATAPLLIHLMFGGDFLAAVPLLRIEVLILPATTVTSFVTTAVLPVRQDTVGVLTGAIIGTCVAASALGIAVHTQSVWTLVYGTVCAEVTVALWYLARMRWLIVRERDGRRAVPAPLADEEAAA, via the coding sequence ATGGTTGAATCCACCAAGAGCCGAAAACCGGTCCACTTCGGCTTGATCGCGGTGCTCCGCGATATCGGCTACGTCAGTCTCGGCAAGTACGGCCAGTACCTCATCACCGTGGTCACGCTGCCGCTCATCGCGCGGCGGCTCGGCACGCACGGCGTCGGCCTGCTGGCGATCGGCATGTCCGCGTACTTCATCGGCTCGCTGGCGGTGGACCTGGGCATCACCTCGTTCCTCGCGGCGAAGGTGAACGACGCGCGCGGCGGTCCGGAACTCGGGCGGCTGCGCGGCACCTACGCCGTCATCCGCGGCACCGTGCTGGGCGCCCTCGGGCTGGCCCTGGTCGCGAGCCTGCCGATCGGCGTGCCGCCGCAGCTGCACATGATCCTGCTCGGCCTGTTCTCCGGCGGATTCTGGTCGATCTCCGAGGACTGGCTGCTGATCGGGCAGGGCCGGTTCGGGGCCTCCACGCTGTATCAGGGGGTGGGCCGGGTCGCGTATCTGGTGCTGCTGATCGCGCTGCTGCCGCTGTACCCCAATGCCTCGATGGCGATGCTGTGCCTGCTGGTGTCCTCGGCGCTCACCGTGCTGCTCACCTGGTGGGATGCGTTGCGCACCTATGGAATTCCGGGCCGGCCGCATCGCCTGCGGCAGGTGCTGCGGATCGGTGCGCCGGTGCTGACCTCGCGGGCGCTGGTCACCAGCTACGGGCAGGGCTCGGCCGCGGTGTACGCGGCGGTGCTCACCGCCGCGTCGCTCGGGCTGTATTCGGCGGGCGATCGGCTGGTGCGCGCCATCCAATCCCTGCTCGATCCCATCGGTTTCGCGCTGCTGCCGCGCATGGCCCGCCGCAGCGGCCACGAGTCGTTCTGGCGCAATGCGATTCGTTCGCTGGTGGCCTGCGTGCTCATCGCCGCCGTGGCGGTGCTGACGGTGTGGGCGACCGCGCCGCTGCTGATCCACCTCATGTTCGGCGGGGATTTCCTCGCCGCGGTGCCGCTGCTGCGGATCGAGGTGCTGATCCTGCCCGCCACCACGGTCACCTCGTTCGTCACCACCGCGGTGCTGCCGGTGCGGCAGGACACCGTCGGGGTGCTGACCGGGGCGATCATCGGCACCTGCGTGGCGGCGAGCGCGCTGGGGATCGCGGTGCACACGCAATCGGTGTGGACGCTGGTGTACGGCACCGTGTGCGCGGAGGTCACCGTCGCGCTGTGGTACCTCGCGCGGATGCGCTGGCTCATCGTGCGCGAGCGCGACGGACGGCGAGCCGTCCCCGCGCCGCTCGCCGACGAGGAGGCCGCGGCGTGA
- a CDS encoding glycosyltransferase family 4 protein — translation MKAVFLAHTAVPSGAELATLRLVSALRAHLDAAVVYTADGPMVERMRGRGIETRLLRNTFDSRAMTIRKAGVGPLLAGGLALLRVGWALGATARDMEASVLIAGSTKALLMGAVAARRARVPLVWQVHDRVAADYFGRWLAPVIRGLGWTVARAYIANSHATLSSLAIRRRPAVVAYPGLEPRPIRAHPPQRPPAETVVAMLGRLAPWKGQDVFLRALAATKTRPLQVFLVGGAFFDEEPYRAELERLAAELDLPVTFTGHLDDPEDTLRHADILVHCSVLPEPFGQVVVEGMRAGCAVIATRPGGPEEIIEPGHDGLLVDAGDRRQLTAALDRLIDDPDLRVKLADAAQLRAQQFDITESARAVAALLDSVRRKRVRHG, via the coding sequence GTGAAGGCCGTGTTCCTCGCCCATACCGCGGTCCCCTCGGGGGCCGAACTCGCCACCCTGCGGCTGGTTTCCGCGCTGCGGGCGCACCTGGACGCGGCCGTCGTGTACACCGCCGACGGGCCGATGGTTGAGCGCATGCGCGGGCGGGGCATCGAAACCCGGCTGCTCCGAAACACTTTCGACAGCCGCGCGATGACCATACGGAAAGCCGGTGTCGGCCCCCTGCTCGCCGGCGGGCTCGCCCTGCTGCGGGTGGGCTGGGCCCTCGGCGCCACGGCGCGGGACATGGAGGCGTCGGTGCTGATCGCGGGAAGCACCAAGGCACTGCTCATGGGTGCGGTGGCGGCCCGGCGCGCCCGCGTCCCGCTGGTCTGGCAGGTGCACGACCGCGTCGCCGCCGACTACTTCGGGCGCTGGCTGGCCCCGGTGATCCGCGGGCTGGGGTGGACGGTGGCGCGGGCCTACATCGCCAACAGCCACGCCACCCTGTCCTCCCTCGCCATCCGGCGCAGGCCCGCGGTCGTCGCGTATCCCGGCCTCGAACCCCGGCCGATCCGCGCGCATCCGCCGCAGCGCCCGCCCGCCGAGACGGTGGTCGCGATGCTCGGGCGGCTCGCGCCGTGGAAGGGCCAGGACGTGTTCCTGCGCGCGCTCGCGGCGACGAAAACCCGTCCGCTCCAAGTATTCCTGGTCGGGGGCGCGTTCTTCGACGAGGAACCCTACCGGGCCGAACTGGAGCGGCTCGCCGCCGAACTCGACCTGCCGGTCACCTTCACCGGCCACCTCGACGACCCGGAGGACACGCTGCGGCACGCCGACATCCTGGTGCACTGCTCGGTGCTGCCGGAACCGTTCGGGCAGGTCGTCGTGGAGGGCATGCGCGCCGGATGCGCCGTGATCGCCACCCGGCCCGGCGGACCCGAAGAAATCATCGAGCCCGGACACGACGGGCTGCTGGTCGACGCCGGGGACCGGCGCCAATTGACCGCCGCCCTCGACAGACTCATCGACGATCCCGATCTGCGTGTGAAACTCGCCGACGCCGCCCAGCTCCGCGCGCAGCAGTTCGATATCACCGAGTCCGCCCGCGCCGTGGCGGCGCTGCTGGACTCGGTGCGGCGAAAGCGAGTGCGGCATGGTTGA
- a CDS encoding glycosyltransferase family 4 protein, with amino-acid sequence MTGAEWFSAAPGGLNRYFTELYGALRRCGEIEVTATAFGVAPEGGRSWGAPRGSTIHRARRAFADRAGADRKYILDRHFCLYGPATSGPLVVHFHGPWAAESRIAGETDRTVRIKYLLERLRYSRADRFVVLSNHFRDLLASDYRVAPDRIAVIAPGVAPDRFPATDPPPDDGPPTVLCVRRLERRMGIDILIRCWPAVLDRHPDARLVIVGTGTAETELRALAAGRESIAFAGRLGDDRLARLYAAAACTAVPSVALEGFGLIALESLAAGRPPIVADCGGLPDSVRELDASLIVPPGDPQALAHRLATALDGDRPSPKRCRAHAESFSWDAAARRHLALYRELSDS; translated from the coding sequence ATGACCGGGGCGGAATGGTTTTCTGCGGCGCCGGGCGGGCTGAACAGATACTTCACCGAGCTCTACGGCGCGCTGCGGCGGTGTGGCGAGATCGAGGTCACCGCAACGGCTTTCGGCGTTGCGCCCGAGGGCGGGCGGTCCTGGGGGGCGCCGCGCGGTTCAACGATCCATCGCGCCCGGCGCGCATTCGCCGACCGGGCGGGCGCCGATCGGAAATACATACTGGACAGACACTTCTGCCTTTACGGCCCGGCCACCTCCGGACCGCTGGTGGTGCATTTCCACGGACCGTGGGCGGCGGAAAGCAGAATTGCCGGAGAAACCGACCGGACAGTGCGGATAAAATATCTGCTGGAACGTCTCCGGTATTCCCGCGCCGACCGATTCGTCGTGCTGTCGAACCACTTTCGGGACCTCCTGGCCAGCGACTACCGGGTGGCGCCCGACCGGATCGCCGTCATCGCCCCCGGCGTCGCCCCCGACCGTTTCCCCGCCACCGACCCACCGCCCGACGACGGACCGCCGACGGTGCTGTGCGTGCGCCGCCTGGAGCGCCGGATGGGCATCGATATCCTGATCCGCTGCTGGCCCGCCGTGCTCGACCGGCATCCGGACGCCCGGCTGGTGATCGTCGGAACCGGCACGGCCGAAACGGAATTGCGCGCCCTCGCCGCCGGGCGGGAGTCGATCGCCTTCGCGGGCCGCCTCGGCGACGACCGGCTCGCCCGGCTCTACGCCGCGGCCGCCTGCACCGCGGTACCGTCGGTGGCGCTGGAGGGCTTCGGGCTGATCGCCCTGGAATCCCTCGCGGCCGGGCGGCCCCCGATCGTCGCCGACTGCGGCGGTCTGCCCGACTCCGTGCGCGAGCTGGACGCGTCGCTCATCGTGCCGCCCGGCGACCCGCAGGCGCTCGCGCACCGCCTCGCGACCGCGCTGGACGGCGACCGGCCGTCACCGAAACGCTGCCGCGCCCATGCCGAATCGTTCTCCTGGGACGCCGCCGCCCGCCGCCACCTCGCGCTCTACCGGGAACTGTCCGACTCGTGA
- a CDS encoding PadR family transcriptional regulator, which produces MNETRLFVLAALARRGPMHGHQLRRDARLDRADLWSRVKPGSLYGALHRMQDEGLIRPVRTEQQGGLPARTVYEITDEGQRELRALRDEAFTDTGIRPDPVDLALAVSADLDRELLRGYLEDRIAALRARSAQIEHHADRRWPDQRLADDLIAEHATLRLRAEIEWHEKVLGNIDKLESPR; this is translated from the coding sequence GTGAACGAGACTCGGCTGTTCGTCCTTGCCGCCCTGGCCCGCCGCGGGCCCATGCACGGCCATCAGTTGCGCCGCGACGCCCGGCTGGACCGGGCCGACCTGTGGTCGCGGGTCAAACCCGGCTCGCTCTACGGCGCGCTGCATCGCATGCAGGACGAGGGCCTCATCCGCCCGGTCCGCACCGAACAGCAGGGCGGGCTGCCCGCGCGCACGGTGTACGAGATCACCGACGAGGGGCAGCGGGAACTGCGCGCCCTGCGCGACGAGGCGTTCACCGATACCGGAATCCGGCCCGACCCGGTCGATCTCGCGCTCGCGGTCAGCGCCGACCTCGACCGCGAACTGCTGCGCGGCTACCTCGAGGACCGCATCGCCGCCCTGCGCGCCCGCTCCGCCCAGATCGAGCACCACGCCGACCGCCGCTGGCCGGACCAGCGCCTGGCCGACGACCTCATCGCCGAGCACGCGACGCTGCGGCTGCGGGCCGAAATCGAATGGCACGAAAAGGTGCTGGGGAATATCGATAAGTTGGAATCGCCTCGGTAG
- a CDS encoding peptide deformylase, which produces MAVRPILIAGDPRLSTPATPVTVFDAELLAFADDLFDTNTAAHGAGLAANQIGDPRAVFVYDLVDDGVRHRGCVVNPVLETSEIPETMPDPEDDLEGCLSVPGEWIPTGRAHWARVTGVDATGQPISVEGTGYLARCLQHETDHLAGRLYLERLIGRHRREARRMIRDREWTAAGNSWLPGAEPKPARR; this is translated from the coding sequence ATGGCTGTTCGACCCATCCTCATTGCCGGAGATCCCCGGCTGTCCACCCCCGCGACGCCCGTCACCGTGTTCGACGCCGAGTTGCTGGCCTTCGCGGACGATCTGTTCGACACCAACACCGCGGCGCACGGGGCGGGCCTGGCCGCCAACCAGATCGGCGATCCCCGAGCCGTTTTCGTCTACGACCTGGTCGACGACGGGGTGCGCCACCGCGGCTGCGTCGTGAATCCGGTGCTGGAGACCTCCGAGATCCCGGAGACCATGCCCGATCCCGAGGACGATCTGGAGGGCTGCCTGTCGGTGCCGGGGGAGTGGATTCCCACCGGCCGGGCGCACTGGGCCAGGGTGACCGGCGTGGACGCGACCGGGCAGCCGATTTCCGTGGAGGGCACCGGATACCTGGCCCGCTGCCTGCAGCACGAGACCGATCACCTGGCCGGGCGGCTGTATCTGGAGCGGCTGATCGGCCGCCATCGCCGGGAGGCCCGGCGGATGATCCGGGACCGGGAGTGGACCGCGGCGGGCAACTCCTGGCTGCCGGGCGCCGAGCCCAAGCCCGCGCGCCGCTGA
- a CDS encoding polysaccharide pyruvyl transferase family protein, which yields MGVGMIGAEPRAREIRVLIENGEYWLRNRGDIAMMAITAERLREHWPGARIGMLTDQPRILPALVPHAEPVPAGAGGRWGSGRAPNRSLATAALRWRAVTDGPRSRARALRNALRNSGNRASELPEPPIPPAVGEAALVLAQGGGYLTDVDLYQAHRALNLLEYAQRQGIPTAMIGQGVGPIENPRLLEHAARVLPGVGFIGLREGRRGPALLAELGVAPDRVLVTGDDAVEPAYRLRRPELGADLGICVRVADYARVADAARAVLGRVVRTAAADLGAALAPLIISEYDSEDRRCTLPLLAGAARTRRPIGRGGTADQVARQVSGCRILVTSAYHLAVFALSQGIPAIGLTASRYYDDKFYGLADLFGPGLRVVHLDESNLEQTLATAIEDLWRDAPGLREPLRQSASDQIAAARTGLDRVFGLVER from the coding sequence ATGGGCGTGGGGATGATCGGCGCGGAGCCGAGGGCGCGCGAGATTCGAGTACTGATCGAGAACGGTGAATACTGGCTGCGCAATCGCGGCGACATCGCCATGATGGCGATCACCGCCGAGCGGCTGCGCGAGCACTGGCCCGGCGCGCGGATCGGCATGCTCACCGACCAGCCCCGAATCCTGCCCGCCCTCGTGCCGCACGCCGAGCCGGTCCCGGCGGGCGCCGGTGGGCGCTGGGGGAGCGGCCGCGCCCCGAACCGGTCGCTCGCCACCGCGGCATTACGCTGGCGGGCCGTCACCGACGGTCCCAGGTCCAGGGCGCGTGCACTCCGAAATGCGCTGCGCAACAGCGGTAATCGAGCTTCGGAGCTACCCGAGCCGCCGATCCCGCCCGCCGTGGGCGAGGCCGCGCTGGTGCTCGCCCAGGGCGGCGGCTACCTGACCGATGTCGACCTGTATCAGGCGCATCGTGCCCTGAATCTGCTCGAATACGCACAGCGCCAGGGGATTCCGACCGCCATGATCGGCCAGGGCGTCGGCCCCATCGAGAACCCGCGGCTGCTGGAACACGCCGCCCGGGTGCTGCCCGGCGTCGGCTTCATCGGGCTGCGCGAGGGCCGTCGCGGCCCGGCGCTGCTCGCCGAACTCGGTGTCGCACCGGACCGCGTCCTGGTGACGGGGGACGACGCCGTCGAACCGGCCTATCGGCTGCGCCGCCCCGAACTCGGCGCCGACCTCGGAATCTGTGTGCGCGTGGCCGATTACGCCAGGGTCGCCGATGCGGCGCGGGCGGTGCTGGGCCGGGTGGTGCGCACCGCCGCCGCCGATCTCGGCGCCGCCCTGGCCCCGCTGATCATCTCCGAATACGACTCCGAGGACCGGCGCTGCACGCTGCCGCTGCTGGCCGGGGCCGCCCGCACCCGCCGCCCGATCGGCCGCGGCGGCACCGCCGACCAGGTGGCCCGGCAGGTGTCGGGCTGCCGCATCCTGGTCACCAGCGCCTACCATCTCGCGGTATTCGCGCTGTCGCAGGGGATTCCGGCCATCGGCCTGACCGCCTCGCGCTACTACGACGACAAGTTCTACGGCCTGGCCGACCTGTTCGGGCCCGGCCTGCGCGTGGTGCACCTGGACGAAAGCAACCTCGAGCAGACGCTGGCGACCGCGATCGAGGATCTGTGGCGCGACGCCCCCGGCCTGCGGGAACCGTTGCGGCAGAGCGCATCCGACCAGATCGCCGCCGCCCGCACCGGCCTGGACCGGGTGTTCGGGCTGGTGGAGCGATGA
- a CDS encoding glycosyltransferase family 2 protein translates to MNSPLSICVPAYNAARTLETTLRSILDQDTDFELIVLDNASTDDTGAIAAAVDDPRIRLHRNDRVLPIGENWNRAVALTSGALVKVVCADDILLPGAVKSQFDVMWDAGIAISSGKFDVIDEAGAVEDADLGLPGLLGMRSARTLMQVIVRRGPADFGPTAAAMFRRTDFDRVGGFRGDLVFPMDVDLFARVCEFGVFYGMPEVLAAWRNSSFNLCSHTSTVSKLTELARFHHRLRREYRELVTPADVLTGDLRLAGQAWERLRIRAVATVRHRPDLLR, encoded by the coding sequence ATGAACAGCCCGCTGTCGATCTGCGTGCCCGCCTACAATGCCGCCCGCACCCTCGAGACCACGCTGCGCTCGATTCTCGACCAGGACACCGACTTCGAACTGATCGTGCTCGACAATGCCAGCACCGACGACACCGGCGCGATCGCCGCCGCCGTCGACGACCCGCGAATTCGCCTGCACCGCAACGACCGGGTGCTGCCGATCGGGGAGAACTGGAATCGGGCGGTCGCGCTGACCTCCGGGGCGCTGGTGAAGGTGGTGTGCGCGGACGACATCCTGCTACCGGGCGCGGTGAAGAGCCAGTTCGATGTCATGTGGGACGCCGGAATCGCCATCAGCTCCGGCAAATTCGATGTGATCGACGAGGCGGGCGCGGTCGAGGACGCCGATCTCGGCCTGCCGGGGCTGCTGGGCATGCGGTCGGCGCGCACGCTGATGCAGGTCATCGTGCGCCGCGGCCCCGCCGATTTCGGCCCGACGGCGGCGGCCATGTTCCGGCGCACCGACTTCGACCGGGTCGGCGGCTTCCGCGGCGACCTGGTGTTCCCGATGGACGTCGACCTGTTCGCCCGGGTCTGCGAGTTCGGGGTGTTCTACGGCATGCCCGAAGTGCTTGCGGCGTGGCGCAATTCGTCGTTCAACCTGTGCAGCCACACCTCCACGGTGTCCAAGCTGACCGAGCTGGCGCGCTTCCACCACCGGCTGCGCCGGGAATATCGGGAACTGGTCACGCCCGCGGATGTGCTCACCGGCGATCTGCGCCTGGCCGGGCAGGCGTGGGAGCGGCTGCGGATCCGGGCGGTGGCGACGGTGCGTCACCGCCCGGATCTGTTGCGCTGA